Proteins co-encoded in one Streptomyces sp. SLBN-31 genomic window:
- a CDS encoding HdeD family acid-resistance protein, whose product MTIPLGQNPRTGQVRSPDGAVPGQADGAARALEELGRSWTWILASAIATLVPGVLVLVWPDETLHVLAVLIGLYLLVHGAFRFVGLFAGQGAGERLAGLLMAVLYVLAGVLCLRNPLQTIAALSLVVGVVWLVSGILTLFTAITAENLPHRGFVLGAAVIGILAGVVVLALPTESARALTRLLGLWLVLLGLVELGLAFAWRAALRRSGVTGGPQPTTTT is encoded by the coding sequence ATGACCATTCCGCTCGGTCAGAACCCGCGTACCGGTCAGGTGCGCAGCCCGGACGGAGCGGTTCCCGGCCAGGCGGACGGGGCCGCGCGGGCGCTGGAGGAGCTGGGCCGCTCCTGGACCTGGATCCTGGCCTCCGCGATCGCGACGCTCGTGCCGGGTGTGCTGGTGCTGGTCTGGCCGGACGAGACGCTGCACGTCCTGGCCGTCCTCATCGGCCTGTACCTGCTGGTGCACGGGGCGTTCCGGTTCGTGGGGCTGTTCGCCGGCCAGGGGGCGGGGGAACGGCTCGCCGGGCTGCTCATGGCCGTGCTGTATGTACTGGCCGGGGTCCTGTGCCTGCGCAACCCGCTGCAGACGATCGCCGCGCTGTCGCTGGTCGTCGGGGTCGTCTGGCTCGTGTCCGGGATCCTCACCCTTTTCACGGCGATCACCGCCGAGAACCTGCCGCACCGGGGTTTCGTGCTGGGCGCCGCGGTGATCGGCATCCTCGCCGGCGTGGTGGTCCTGGCCCTGCCGACCGAGTCGGCGCGTGCGCTGACCCGGCTGCTCGGCCTGTGGCTCGTCCTGCTCGGTCTGGTCGAACTGGGACTCGCCTTCGCCTGGCGGGCGGCGCTGCGCAGGTCGGGCGTCACCGGCGGCCCGCAGCCCACCACGACGACCTGA
- a CDS encoding SHOCT domain-containing protein: MSTYLAYDYPLLSVFWSMLWFFLWIMWFVLLFRIVVDIFRDDDMSGWGKAGWLAFVILLPFLGVFVYVIARGKNMGRREVAQAKAQQQEFDSYIRKTAAGGSSSVDELARLSEIRARGHITDQEFARAKDMVLSGHGATSSPGVGAGSQH; the protein is encoded by the coding sequence ATGAGCACGTACCTCGCGTACGACTACCCGCTGCTGAGCGTCTTCTGGTCCATGCTGTGGTTCTTCCTGTGGATCATGTGGTTCGTCCTGCTGTTCCGCATCGTCGTCGACATCTTCCGTGACGACGACATGAGCGGCTGGGGCAAGGCCGGCTGGCTGGCGTTCGTCATCCTGCTGCCCTTCCTCGGGGTGTTCGTCTACGTGATCGCCCGCGGCAAGAACATGGGCCGCCGTGAGGTGGCACAGGCAAAGGCGCAGCAGCAGGAGTTCGACTCCTACATCCGCAAGACCGCCGCAGGCGGGTCCAGCAGCGTGGACGAGCTCGCCCGGCTGTCCGAGATCCGCGCCCGCGGTCACATCACCGACCAGGAATTCGCCAGGGCCAAGGACATGGTCCTCAGCGGCCACGGAGCCACGTCGAGCCCCGGTGTGGGCGCCGGCTCCCAGCACTGA
- a CDS encoding diacylglycerol kinase family protein yields the protein MGRHRDPGTSTARPAGAPAKAPAGRVVRARVALLALLGSVLVPLVVAGLRSVLWLLVGLAGLALAAVGAWWTLAHAGVLRVLGVLLSVAAPLTVLALYAASGMLGPACLSLALWVLAVAAAHTALAPSHSARKVEPAAAPRRPWIVMNPRSGGGKVGRFHLVEKARAAGAEVVLLDAGQEVVDLARRAVAEGADLLAVAGGDGTQALVAEVAARHDVPFAVIPAGTRNHFALDLGLDREDPAAALQALTDGVEIRVDLGFAADRVFVNNASFGTYASVVADPAYRDAKVHTALQSLPGLLTGKDAATLRMRAGSARAEGLQALLVSNNPYRRAVDSAHPGRRERLDSGRLGVLCVRVDNTVQAARLVRGPRSGSVVRLDAEEVVVEADTETVAVGIDGEHVMLPTPVVCRSAPAALRVVVPRHRPGVPTGGGPSDWPRVTRLALGRLASHRSRRTAAA from the coding sequence ATGGGACGACACCGCGACCCGGGTACGAGCACGGCACGGCCGGCGGGCGCGCCCGCCAAGGCGCCCGCCGGCCGCGTCGTCCGGGCGCGGGTCGCCCTGCTCGCCCTTTTGGGCAGCGTTCTCGTGCCGCTGGTCGTCGCCGGTCTGCGCAGCGTGCTGTGGCTGCTGGTCGGCTTGGCGGGCCTCGCTCTCGCCGCCGTCGGTGCGTGGTGGACGCTGGCCCACGCCGGGGTCCTTCGTGTGCTCGGGGTGCTGTTGTCGGTGGCGGCGCCGCTGACGGTGCTCGCCCTGTACGCGGCCTCCGGGATGCTGGGGCCGGCGTGTCTGTCGCTGGCCCTGTGGGTGCTGGCCGTCGCGGCGGCGCACACCGCGTTGGCTCCCTCCCACAGCGCCCGGAAGGTGGAGCCGGCCGCGGCGCCCCGCCGTCCCTGGATCGTGATGAACCCCCGCTCCGGCGGCGGCAAGGTGGGCCGGTTCCACCTCGTGGAGAAGGCGCGGGCGGCGGGCGCCGAGGTGGTCCTGCTCGACGCGGGACAGGAGGTCGTGGACCTCGCGCGCCGGGCCGTCGCCGAGGGAGCCGACCTGCTCGCGGTGGCGGGCGGCGACGGCACGCAGGCCCTGGTGGCCGAGGTGGCGGCCCGGCACGACGTGCCGTTCGCCGTGATCCCGGCCGGCACCCGCAACCACTTCGCCCTCGACCTGGGCCTGGACCGGGAAGATCCCGCGGCGGCCCTGCAGGCCCTGACCGACGGTGTCGAGATCCGGGTGGACCTCGGGTTCGCCGCGGACCGCGTGTTCGTCAACAACGCCTCCTTCGGCACGTACGCCTCCGTGGTCGCCGACCCCGCCTACCGGGACGCCAAGGTGCACACGGCTCTGCAGTCCCTTCCCGGCCTGCTCACCGGCAAGGACGCCGCCACGCTGCGGATGCGGGCCGGCTCCGCCCGGGCCGAGGGGCTGCAGGCGCTGCTGGTCAGCAACAACCCCTATCGGCGGGCGGTCGACTCGGCGCACCCGGGGCGCCGGGAGCGGCTGGACTCGGGGCGTCTGGGCGTGCTGTGCGTGCGCGTGGACAACACCGTCCAGGCGGCTCGTCTGGTACGAGGCCCTCGCTCCGGGTCGGTCGTGCGGCTGGACGCCGAGGAGGTCGTCGTCGAGGCGGACACCGAGACCGTCGCGGTCGGTATCGACGGGGAGCACGTCATGCTGCCGACCCCCGTGGTGTGCCGTTCGGCACCCGCCGCGCTGCGGGTCGTGGTACCGCGCCATCGCCCCGGCGTCCCGACCGGCGGCGGCCCCTCGGACTGGCCCCGGGTGACGAGACTCGCCCTGGGCCGCCTGGCCTCCCACCGCTCACGCCGAACAGCAGCAGCCTGA
- a CDS encoding DUF1269 domain-containing protein, with protein sequence MTTLGPVQLVTFGFGPDAKFEGRVLEELAALEASGQIRVLDVLFLRKENDGHVTVVDYRSEGMGETLAALLGLGPGPALAQAPGVAGESEPPGVAGEDEPGTKRFGFTPDDLKTLSEELLPGTAAGFLLLEHLWARQLLEAVRETGGRPLAEGFLTAEALAPVMAELRAATGTSEGPTAPR encoded by the coding sequence ATGACGACACTCGGGCCGGTGCAGCTGGTGACCTTCGGGTTCGGTCCGGACGCCAAGTTCGAGGGCCGTGTGCTCGAGGAGTTGGCGGCACTGGAGGCCAGTGGACAGATCCGCGTCCTGGACGTGCTGTTCCTGCGGAAGGAGAACGACGGCCACGTCACGGTCGTCGACTACCGGTCCGAGGGCATGGGCGAGACGCTCGCGGCCCTGCTGGGCCTGGGCCCGGGCCCGGCCCTCGCGCAGGCGCCCGGCGTGGCGGGGGAGTCCGAGCCGCCCGGCGTGGCGGGGGAGGACGAGCCCGGCACCAAGCGGTTCGGGTTCACCCCGGACGATCTCAAGACGCTGTCGGAGGAGCTCCTGCCGGGTACCGCGGCGGGCTTCCTGCTGCTGGAGCACCTGTGGGCGAGGCAGTTGCTCGAAGCCGTCCGGGAGACGGGAGGCCGACCCCTCGCGGAAGGCTTCCTGACGGCCGAGGCCCTCGCACCCGTGATGGCCGAACTCCGAGCGGCTACCGGGACCTCCGAGGGGCCTACCGCCCCCCGGTAG
- a CDS encoding RNA helicase has translation MIVLLSVGPGTLESTMTEDLSPAERYAAARRRAAEQATALASFREMYDFGLDPFQIEACQALESGKGVLVAAPTGSGKTIVGEFAVHLALLQGKKCFYTTPIKALSNQKYADLCRRYGAAKVGLLTGDNSVNSDAPVVVMTTEVLRNMLYAGSQTLLGLGYVVMDEVHYLSDRFRGAVWEEVIIHLPESVTLVSLSATVSNAEEFGDWLDTVRGDTEVIVSEHRPVPLFQHVLAGRRMYDLFEEGEGSKKAVNPDLTRLARMEASRPSYQDRRRGRAMREADRERERRQRSRVWTPGRPEVIERLDAEGLLPAITFIFSRAACEAAVQQCLYAGLRLNDEEARERVRALVEERTASIPSEDLHVLGYYEWLEGLERGIAAHHAGMLPTFKEVVEELFVRGLVKAVFATETLALGINMPARSVVLEKLVKWNGEQHADITPGEYTQLTGRAGRRGIDVEGHAVVLWQRGMSPEHLAGLAGTRTYPLRSSFKPSYNMAVNLVEQFGRHRSRELLETSFAQFQADKSVVGISRQVQRNEEGLEGYKASMTCHLGDFEEYARLRRELKDRETELSRQGAVQRRAEAAVALEKLKPGDVIHVPTGKYAGLALVLDPGLPAGRSNGHRGFEHHDGPRPLVLTAERQVKRLASIDFPVPVEALERMRIPKSFNPRSPQSRRDLASALRTKAGHIPPERARKKRSQAADDREIARLRTAIRAHPCHGCNDREDHARWAERYHRLLRDTSQLERRIEGRTNTIARTFDRIVALLTELDYLRADEVTEHGKRLARLYGELDLLASECLRAGVWEGLTPAELAACVSALVYEARVGDDAMAPKLPSGKAKAALGEMVRIWGRLDALEEEFRITQTEGVGQREPDLGFAWAAYMWASGKGLDEVLREAEMPAGDFVRWCKQVIDVLGQISAAAPVSGGEASSTVAKNARKAVDLLLRGVVAYSSVG, from the coding sequence ATGATCGTCCTGTTGTCAGTGGGGCCCGGTACGCTCGAAAGCACGATGACAGAGGACCTCTCACCGGCCGAGCGGTATGCGGCTGCCCGTAGGCGCGCTGCCGAGCAGGCCACCGCGCTCGCCTCCTTCCGCGAGATGTACGACTTCGGCCTGGACCCCTTCCAGATCGAGGCCTGCCAGGCACTCGAATCCGGCAAGGGGGTGCTGGTCGCCGCGCCCACCGGCTCGGGCAAGACGATCGTGGGCGAGTTCGCCGTCCACCTGGCCCTGTTGCAGGGCAAGAAGTGCTTCTACACGACACCCATCAAGGCGCTGTCGAACCAGAAGTACGCCGACCTCTGCCGCCGTTACGGCGCGGCGAAGGTCGGCCTGCTCACCGGCGACAACAGCGTCAACTCCGACGCGCCGGTGGTCGTGATGACCACCGAGGTGCTGCGGAACATGCTGTACGCGGGCTCGCAGACCCTCCTCGGGCTGGGCTACGTGGTCATGGACGAGGTGCACTACCTCTCCGACCGCTTCCGCGGAGCGGTGTGGGAAGAGGTGATCATCCACCTTCCCGAGTCCGTGACCCTGGTGTCCCTGTCGGCGACCGTCTCCAACGCGGAGGAGTTCGGCGACTGGCTCGACACCGTCCGCGGCGACACCGAGGTGATCGTCTCCGAGCACCGGCCCGTGCCGCTGTTCCAGCACGTGCTGGCCGGGCGGCGGATGTACGACCTCTTCGAGGAGGGCGAGGGCAGCAAGAAGGCCGTCAACCCCGACCTCACCCGGCTGGCGCGGATGGAGGCCAGCCGGCCGTCGTACCAGGACCGCAGGCGCGGGCGCGCCATGCGCGAGGCCGACCGGGAGCGGGAGCGGCGGCAGCGGTCCCGGGTGTGGACACCGGGGCGGCCCGAGGTCATCGAGCGGCTGGACGCCGAGGGCCTGCTGCCGGCCATCACCTTCATCTTCAGCCGTGCCGCCTGCGAGGCGGCCGTACAGCAGTGCCTGTACGCCGGACTGCGGCTGAACGACGAAGAGGCGCGGGAGCGGGTGCGGGCGCTCGTGGAGGAGCGCACGGCGTCCATCCCTTCCGAGGACCTCCATGTCCTGGGCTACTACGAGTGGCTGGAAGGTCTCGAGCGCGGTATCGCGGCCCATCACGCGGGCATGCTGCCGACGTTCAAGGAGGTCGTCGAGGAGCTGTTCGTACGCGGCCTGGTGAAGGCCGTGTTCGCGACCGAGACGCTCGCGCTCGGCATCAACATGCCCGCACGCTCGGTGGTGTTGGAGAAGCTCGTCAAGTGGAACGGCGAGCAGCACGCCGACATCACGCCCGGTGAGTACACCCAGTTGACGGGTCGTGCGGGGCGGCGCGGCATCGATGTCGAGGGACATGCCGTGGTGCTGTGGCAGCGCGGGATGAGTCCCGAGCATCTCGCGGGACTCGCGGGCACGCGTACGTATCCGCTGCGCTCCAGCTTCAAGCCGTCGTACAACATGGCCGTCAACCTCGTGGAGCAGTTCGGGCGGCACCGCTCGCGCGAGCTGCTGGAGACGTCCTTCGCACAGTTCCAGGCCGACAAGTCGGTCGTGGGGATCTCGCGGCAGGTGCAGCGCAACGAGGAGGGGCTGGAGGGCTACAAGGCCTCCATGACCTGCCACCTCGGGGACTTCGAGGAGTACGCGCGCCTGCGGCGCGAGCTGAAGGACCGGGAGACCGAGCTGTCCCGGCAGGGAGCGGTACAGCGGCGCGCGGAGGCCGCGGTGGCGCTGGAGAAGCTCAAGCCCGGCGACGTCATCCACGTGCCGACGGGGAAGTACGCGGGACTGGCACTGGTGCTGGACCCGGGGCTGCCCGCCGGGCGGTCCAACGGACACCGCGGCTTCGAGCACCACGACGGGCCGCGGCCGCTGGTGCTGACCGCCGAGCGGCAGGTCAAGCGGCTGGCGTCCATCGACTTTCCGGTGCCCGTCGAGGCGTTGGAGCGGATGCGGATCCCCAAGTCCTTCAACCCGCGTTCGCCGCAGTCGCGTCGGGACCTGGCCTCCGCGCTGCGCACCAAGGCCGGGCACATTCCGCCGGAGCGGGCCCGCAAGAAGCGGTCGCAGGCGGCCGACGACCGGGAGATCGCACGGTTGCGGACCGCGATCCGGGCACATCCGTGCCATGGCTGCAACGACCGTGAGGACCACGCCCGTTGGGCCGAGCGTTACCACCGGCTGCTGCGGGACACCTCGCAGCTGGAGCGGCGGATCGAGGGGCGTACGAACACCATCGCCCGCACCTTCGACCGGATCGTCGCCCTGCTGACCGAGCTCGACTACCTGCGGGCCGACGAGGTCACCGAGCACGGCAAACGGCTCGCCCGGCTGTACGGCGAACTGGACCTGCTGGCCAGCGAGTGTCTGCGGGCCGGGGTCTGGGAGGGGCTCACCCCCGCCGAACTGGCCGCCTGCGTCTCGGCGTTGGTGTACGAGGCGCGGGTCGGTGACGACGCGATGGCGCCGAAGCTGCCGTCCGGCAAGGCCAAGGCCGCACTCGGCGAGATGGTGCGGATCTGGGGGCGGCTGGACGCCCTGGAGGAGGAGTTCCGGATCACGCAGACCGAGGGGGTCGGGCAGCGGGAGCCGGATCTCGGGTTCGCCTGGGCCGCGTACATGTGGGCCTCGGGCAAGGGGCTGGACGAGGTGCTGCGCGAGGCGGAGATGCCCGCCGGCGACTTCGTACGGTGGTGCAAGCAGGTGATCGACGTGCTCGGGCAGATCTCGGCTGCGGCTCCCGTCTCCGGCGGCGAGGCCTCTTCCACGGTCGCGAAGAACGCCCGCAAGGCCGTCGACCTGCTGCTGCGCGGGGTCGTGGCCTACTCGTCGGTGGGGTGA